AGGAATGAGGGGATGAACAATAGCCACCTTGCATCCATCGCGCACAGTGAGAAAATCTGTTTCGATTACATGGATTTTCTGTCCGCCTCGTGCAAGAAGCATTGGCGCTTTGTTGATGCTATTTATGGTGTGATGCCGATATTCGGCATGGTGTTGAAATCACGAGTGACCACGTCACAAACGCGCAATGAACAGTTGAAAGAGTTAGCGCTGCAAGTGGTATCCACTCAGGTTCGTGACGAAACCAATATTGTACGGCTGATCGAACTGGCCGCACAACAGGGGTTGGTGGTATTTGACATTCAGTTACCCTATACGCTGAAAGCGGAACAGTTGGCGGTGATCCAAAAAGAGTGCGCGCAAGATACGGTTATCACCCTGAAGGGGGAACGAATGAGCATCACCATCCCCTGTAAAAACTGACCGGGTTGTTCTCTGTGGCAAGAATGTTTTTTTCTCTCTGAGCCAACCGGTTGATCTGAACCACCCCGGGGATGCTGAAGACTAGGCGCTCAGTGAAAGGAGACCCGAAATGACGTCCAAAAAGGGGGTTGAGTCGAGTAGACCTGCCGGTTGCCCGGACAGGCCCCTGGTCAGGATTGAGTTCGAGTGCCAGAGCACTCTCCCGGGCAGCGCGCTAGTATTTAACCACCTGCTCAATAGCGTCGAGTTTGAATGCCGGGGAAAATGTACGTTTAGTCCGACGAGTTTTGATCATTCATCACCTCATATTCACTGTTTAACATTAACAGGATTTAGAAGTGTCCTGAATTACTGATCCACTACATTATTGCTACCGAGAACATCGTTATTCTGATTCCATATTCCGGTCACGCCGGATATAGCGGGATGGTATATTGGGTACAAATAAAAATGGGCAACTCAAGCGCTGCCCGATGGTAAACCGTTAAGAACTTATCCCATTAGGTTATTTTATTTGCCATTTTGGCCCTGGGGCAGAACTCACCATCCTCACGTTACATGTACGCTCCGGTGTCCGGTGGGTGCACGCTGTCGGTGTCCAAACTAGCTGCAACAATGTAAGCCTACTGAGATAGGCTTTAAGTAATACTTATTTGAACAGATCGGCGCTAATGGTCAAGTTACCACCGCTCCCATTCTGCCATTGACGGGTAACGTGGTAATACTTGGCACCTTTCTTGGCCGCGCGCTTCGCCACTTCGCTGGAGACGTCGGTCATACTGTAGAAATGACCAGAAAAGGTAATCGAATCAAACGGCACCATCTGTGAGGCGGTCACGTTGTTGACTTCTTGGATCTGGGTACCGTTCGGCAGCGTTACAGTGTAGCGTTTGCCGGTGGAAGCCTGAGTTTCGAAGAGTCGTCCCACATTGCGGCTTGGTGACCCGGAAGAGGCTACACCAGGGATCTCCACATTCGCTGCTGCTGCGCCACCGGCCGCCAATGCGGTTCTGCCAGCGTCAGAGTCGGCAGGAATCACGTCGGGGCTTTGTACACGGCGTTTTGGCGCATCAGCTTTATAGATATAAGCGGTGATGAACTGGTTGCCACCCTGATTGGCATCAATCTGACGCACGATAAAGAAGGAGGCCGCGCCTTTTTTCCTCGCTTCTTTGGCGACGGCTTCATTGACGTCTGGCTGACTGCGGTAGAAGCCGCTGACTCTAACGGTATCGTAAGGTTCCAGCAAGTAAGCCTGCTCTTTGGGCAGCTCGTTTACGCCGTTAAATATGCGGTATTTTGGTTCTTTGCTTACTTCTGGCGCACTTTTGTGGTAAAGGTCTGCGGTCACGCGCCAATTGCCACTGTTGTTGTTGCTATTGCTGCCCTGAATATAGAAAGAGTCTGCACCCAGTTTGTCCGCATGATGGGATACGGCAGCAACGGCCTCATTGATGGCATTGAAGCGGCCAGTAATCGTGATGCGATCAAAGGGCTGCAACCCGGCTGCTTTTTCAGGCGTTAA
The sequence above is drawn from the Serratia symbiotica genome and encodes:
- the ydgH gene encoding DUF1471 family protein YdgH, coding for MTLKTTIIVSALLSLPVLSAHAAQELTPEKAAGLQPFDRITITGRFNAINEAVAAVSHHADKLGADSFYIQGSNSNNNSGNWRVTADLYHKSAPEVSKEPKYRIFNGVNELPKEQAYLLEPYDTVRVSGFYRSQPDVNEAVAKEARKKGAASFFIVRQIDANQGGNQFITAYIYKADAPKRRVQSPDVIPADSDAGRTALAAGGAAAANVEIPGVASSGSPSRNVGRLFETQASTGKRYTVTLPNGTQIQEVNNVTASQMVPFDSITFSGHFYSMTDVSSEVAKRAAKKGAKYYHVTRQWQNGSGGNLTISADLFK